Below is a genomic region from Triticum dicoccoides isolate Atlit2015 ecotype Zavitan chromosome 5A, WEW_v2.0, whole genome shotgun sequence.
GTAGGACTAGGAACGTACTCACTACATATCCGTTCATTGCTAGCGTCAGTGAGGGTGTCATGCTGCCGACGGCTCTCTGCAAGAACACGCATATATCTTACAGAAAGAAAACTCAACGAAATGATGCCCTCATAGACGTCTGCTAGAATTATTGCTATTCAGAATGCACACGCATGCTGAATTGATGGTTGCTGAACCGGTGAGTGCAGACAATCTTACGAGAGCAATGTCGAACCAGCACCGTATAGTCGTATACACATTCACATCAATCTATGGTATGATGGAACAGGGCCATGCTCTGCAACAGTGGAAGCATCTATCTAGAATTTTTTTTTAAAGAAATGCTACATGCATAGATATACATGGCGTGGTAAAACTATAGTAGACAGTAAAAAAATGCAGAGGCAGTCAGCGAGTGCAGACATTTTTGGTCTTCTTAATTTAATTTGGCATCATAGGCTGATAGCCACATCCATATGCTTCGAAGATTTGAATTGGGTTCTGTAGGAGACTGCGCCGTACAGTTGTTGGGTTGGCAACTTGACATTTGTATTGGGTATCAGGTTGCGAGGTTGGATTTAGAATTGTAGATGCTAGAATTATGGGTTTTTACTAGAAAAAAATTGCATAGGTTAATTTCAGCTCGTTGGTCATCCATGACGTAGGTGCGATGAACAACGAGCGGTCCACTGTTGTAGCCCGTAGTACGCTGCGCTGTTGTCGCTGTTACCCCTTTAGGAAGCACGAACGGAAGCGAACAACCGTGTGATCCCGAGGCCACGACTACTGGTCCAGGCCATAAACGGCAAAAGCACACTCTGCCCTTTTGAAAAATTCCAACGCACGAATGGTCAGCACAGCACGCTTTGTTTGAAAAATTCGTGTCCGCGGCGCGTTGTAAAAAAGATGAGACCATGTCCATGTATGTGTTGCCTTGCCGGTTTCACTTTCAGAAAGAAATCTGTTAGCGCGAAATAACGTGTCCTTGGCACGGCAAGTACGCATATGCACCACATGACGCCGAGATGATGCACTAGATCCATATCCAGGCCGATCGCTTGCTTGCTGGGGAAGAGTAGTTTGCTTTTTTACTTACGGGGCCGTACGCTTCCCGTCAAAATTCGTTGGGCCTCTGAAAGAGACAGTTTGATCCACGAAGCCAGAATCAGTGACCAATTGTTCCTCTCCCATCGGTTGCTTTTCTTTCTAGGCTACAACTTAACCAGGTGGCTCGACGCACGCATAGGAAGTTGGCTTTTGACACTAAACTCGCCTTCGATGGTGAGGCGGTTCTGACGCACTTGCTCTTGCTTTGGCCGCGAATCTCCAACTCTTGCACGCGCGGTCTTacatatacacatatacatacacGAGGAAAAGCAATAAACGTGCACCATACTTTTGTGCCCCCTGTGGATGGACATCGCAGTCAGTCTCTACGTGAACTGATAGCAGTAGTAGCCTAGTGCCAAACCCTAATCCAACTATTCTTCTGCTTTGACCAGGCGGCCCTTTCTTGCGATAGCCCTTTTGACCGAGTCAAAGTCTTCCACTAGCTGTTTCCGGCATTGAATGCCTTGGTTTTCCTCATGGTAGTCCTACGTGGGCGCCTCTGGGTGCAGTGTACAACCGCGCTGCACCCGGGGCCCTTGCTCCCTCCGTTTGATTGAGTTCCCTNNNNNNNNNNNNNNNNNNNNNNNNNNNNNNNNNNNNNNNNNNNNNNNNNNNNNNNNNNNNNNNNNNNNNNNNNNNNNNNNNNNNNNNNNNNNNNNNNNNNNNNNNNNNNNNNNNNNNNNNNNNNNNNNNNNNNNNNNNNNNNNNNNNNNNNNNNNNNNNNNNNNNNNNNNNNNNNNNNNNNNNNNgcacgtcgccgtcgccgtccggtCTGATCATCCGATGTGTCACCGTCGAGTGCCGGGCAGCACACGGCGACGCTAAACCTGCTGCGGCTGCCGCGCGTGCATGTGGTGCCAAGTTTAACTGAATTTTACAAGCCGGAATGAACGGCGTAGCTCTGATGTCAGTGTTCTTGTCTTTTGAATGTCCAGCCGGCAGCAGCAGCGAGGGCGACAGGCCATTGCGCGCGGAGCTGACGTGGGCGCGGCGGCTGGAGGTGGTGGTGGGCGTGGCGCGGGGGCTGCTGTACCTGCACGAGGACGCGCACACGCCCATCATCCACCGCGACATCAAGGCCAGCAACATCCTCCTCGACGAACGCTGGGTCGCCAAGATCGCCGACTTCGGCATGGCCCGCCTCTTCCCGGAGGCCGGCGACGGCCACTCCCACGTCCAGACCCGCGTCGCTGGCACCAACGGCTACATGGCGCCCGAGTACCTCATGCACGGCCACCTCTCCGCCAAGGCCGACGTCTTCAGCTTCGGCGTCCTCGTCCTCGAGATCCTCTCCGGCCGAAAGAACTCCTCCTTCATCCCGCCGCCCCGATCCAGCGCCGACAACCTCCTCGATTACGTACGTAGTAGTATGTGCGGTTTCCTCCATTGATTGATGATCCGTGTCATCGCGTGCATGCAGCTAGCCTGGAAGGATAAGAATGTGTTGCGTGCGCCATGCAGGCCTGGAAGCTGTACAAGGAGGAGCGGAGCATGGAGCTGCTGGACCCGTCGGTGAAGTCGACGGCCGCGCCGGACCAGGTGCTCATGTGCGTCCGCATCGGGCTGCTGTGCGTGCAGGCGGACCCACGGCTGCGGCCGGACATGAAGCGCGTGGTCATCATCCTCTCCAAGAAGCAGAGCACGCTGGAGGAGCCGACGCGGCCCGGGGCGCCCGGCTCGCGGTACCGGAGGAGGGCGCACGGCCTGCGCAGCTCGTCGCAGTACTCCGACGGCTCGTCGTCGGGCACGACCCCGTCGACGTCGCATGCGTCGGCGTCCGCGTCGGCTTCGGCATCGGCGTCGAACGCAATGACGACATCGAGCACGCGCACATTGCGGAGCCGGGggctcccgtcgcaccgggaagagcAGGAGCTGCCCAACGGCAGCTGAAGCCTGCAGACGCCTGAAGCTCACTGTAGATATGTCCATTCTTTTTCGTCTTGTTTCTTTTTGTGTCTTCTCGGAGATTCTAGATTAGATAGTATGATTATTTTGGTAGTGGGTAGGAAGAAGTAGAATGATCGGCCGGATTATTTTAGGGTGCTGCTAGTAGTTCGTAGCCGGAGGAAGATGACTGAACTTTCAACTGTCGGCCGATCGATTACTGGCAGTGACAGGGAATGTGCATAGCAAATGGAGAGAGATAATTGCCGTGTTTACAAAATTCCTTTGTGTGCAATCCGTGGCTGCACAAAAATACTCACAATCTATTATTTCAAAGATGCAACAGAAAGTTAAGCAAGACCAATAACAACAACGATGACAACAAGAATGAGTAAGGTTTCATGCGTCTTCAGGTTGCATCCTTTCAATCTTTCAAACTTCTCTTCATCAGCAGTGATTTTTTCTGGTTTGTTGGTCCTATAGGGTCTTAGCACGATTCACTTCTCGACTGTCTACTGCAACAAGTTCTGTCTGGCTCCGACAAGGAAggagcgatgacggcggcgcgtcttcggctcgcttcagtgtttgtagtcgCTGCTAAATGATCTACGAATCTGAATGCAATTTTTATTATTTCCGGTGTTCACTGTTCCACGATCaaagatgaatagatcgaaagtttcccacaaaaaataataataatgacaACAAAAATGAGTAAAGTTCGTACTGAGAGCAAGCAGTTCCCTGCCCCATCCCCACCAAGGACGTATCACAACATGTTTGGTTGGGGGTTATTAAAGGTAGGGAATGACAATTTAAGGGTTATGTGACATATAATCATTGTTTGGTTGGAGGGCAAGGGAATTGAGGTGAGATGAGGAAAGAGAATTAAGGAGTTCATTTCCCACGTATCTCTTTCCAGCCCCCCCCTGTTAATTCATATGGGAAGTTATTTTCATTCAAATTCACTTTACTAATTCCCACCACACACACCAAATATAGGATTGGGACTAAAATTCAACTTCCCACGTCTAATCCCCTACTAAACTTCCACATGTAAACTTCCATTCATTCTAGACAAACACGTTGTCAGTGTTTCCCTAGTATGAGATTCATGACTAATTCACTAGCATAATGCTAATTGATCGCTACGATACTCAAAAATGATTTAGTTGTACCGGATTagtagtcactagtagaaaaaggggctttcgttcgggcctgaccagcccattagtcccggttctttcaTGAACCAGAACCAATGgatgcattcgtcccggttcgtgagctcAGGGggtcggccggggcctcgtgggcattggtcccggtttgtatggacccatttgtcccgattccaggcacaaaccgggaccaatggtcctcgctcttggcccacaaacattggtcccggttcttggctcgaaccgggacagaaggctgggctttagtcctggttccagccatgaaccgggacaaatgagttgcctatatataccccgtcaCTGTAGCAGCGCACTCCAtaatgctctgttttttctggccggcgaggagagggcatttgggtgctctagctcacctcctatgcacacaaggtgttcgatgaaatgcccaagccacgctagttaagctttctcctctcgaagctcgacctccaaactccattttccccgagatttgtctaggttagcggtccgtcacgtcccgtccccgtcttcaccgccgtcgatcgcccgcgccgatctcgtcgcctgcaccactatggtgagcctcttatcttcttctgaaagaaaaaaaattcttactttatatagatacttgtctaattttcttacttttattattgcttgtgcttatatagtgcgatggttttggtatccgcccccgtcggccctcgtcctggctatgattcagatgtggtatatatattatcttttataactatttggttcatttattgtttatgacaattatgcccatcaagttgacatagattttatttatgtaggaggtagttgaaccggaaattccaaccgaccctattgtcgagaggttaaatttagttgaagaagaaaaaataattacttgaagcaaaaaataaaaaataaataaggaggagaagatgatattggagttgtatgttgcggatgtcgtcgatgatcacaagatcaagatggatgcaacgcggttgaagatgagaaagattaaaaaatatgtcattgataccgaggcttggtatcattatgccgttgaatcaatttttaccttggttgtgattatgatcgcatttattgttgcattgaaaggtttcacatagtttcaatgtatggtttaactagatgctctggagagctatatgttgttcaatgagaactatgtatgtactttgtttttagtgtgatgatgaacttctattagttTGGTCACTTATATATCCATGAGAGCTACATGTACTAAATTGATGATGTAACTTTGAATGGTGcactttatacacgaagtgcatccagtttttgtcgtaagcctctctagttttttgcacatgctatgtgggtgaaatgatgataccatgccaactttcaaccttttcagagttcatttgtagtgcttttcaatttcagggtcttatagctcaaaataatcggtaaatgcatgaaaataacaaatgaagtcagaaagggttgaaaattgatgatgtggctttgaatggtgcattttgaacacagaaaagtatggagttcaaataagttcaaaaaaaatgaaatccctttttaacaaacgagtttccgtatgaaaccctgatacttcgaaagagattgtccgttttatacatgaagtgcatacagtttttgccgtaaccctctctaatttcttgcacatgctatgtgggtgaaatgatgataccatgccaactttcaatcttttcatagttcatttgtagtgcttttcaatttcagggtcttatagctcaaaataatcagtaaatgcatgaaaaataacaaatgaagtcaaaaagggttgaaaattgatgatgtggctttgaatggtgcattttgaacacagaaaaagtatggagttcaaataagttaaaaaaaatgtaatccctttgtaacagacgagtttccatatgaaactctcatactttgaaagagattgtctgttttgtacacgaagttcatccagtttttatcgtaaccctctctactttcttgcacatgctatgtggatgaaatgatggtaCGATAccaattttcaaccttttcagagttcatttgaaatgcttttcaatttcagggtcttatagctaaaaataatcagtaaatgcatgaaaaataacaaatgaagtcagaaagggttgaaaattgatgacgtggctttgaatggtgcattttgaacacagaaaaactctggagttcaaataagttcaaaaaaatgaaatccctttgtaacagacgagtttctgtatgaaaccctcatacttcgaaacagattgtctgttttatacacgaagtgcgtccagtttttgccgtaaccctctctaatttcttgcacatgctatgtggatgaaatgatgataccatgcaaaaagaaaattaacaaaaaaacttttataaaactctaatagcaaaaggaatgaactaaaaagcttttataaacctctagtatttttaaactaaaattatataaaattcatgccactgaaattatcaaagtattttctgttcaaaacatgaaaagcagaaagaaacaaaataaactttaataaaaagtagaaccaaattaaataaattaaaatttaataaaataaataagtataaacaaaataaaataaaataaactttaataaaataaataagtagaaacaaaataaaacagaTTAAAATTTAAtacaataaataagtagaaacaaaaaaatataaacttttataaaataaagaagtagaaacaaaataaactttataaaagtaaaataaataaactttaataaaataaataaactttaataaaatgaataaaaatagcaacagtaaggttttttgttgtaagtagaaacaaaataaaataaataaagcaagaaaaaaataaaaaaagtgccaactactgggccaccacggcctgaatacgagtagaaaccctaccatgggccaggattcaggcccgcagaaggcctagTAGGCACATCAGGCATAGTAGTGACAATTAGGCTCGTAAGCCTGCaatcgagaggagctcgagaggggtgcggcagtggggcttataaagcaCCACACGCccatctcaactagcgaggtgggactaaagttttggccacggggagcacgaggcctttggtcccggttggtggcaccaaccggtaccaaagggagGCATTCGTACCGGTTTGTGcgacttttagtcccggttggtggcaccaaccgggacaaaagggggcattggtaccggtttgtgccacgaaccggtaccaatgccctgggtatataagaaaacacttagcAGTTTCGGTGAAATCCATCACTTCTTCTCCCCCGACGCTcttgctcctcctcgtcgccgtcgccacccgatgcccctgctccaccttgccatcgccgccgccaccgacgccgtcaggcttctcaacgtcgccgtcgccgccgccaccgacgccgttaggCTGCTcaacgtcgtcgccgccgccgctgacgCCCTCTGCCCCGACATGCCGTCGACCCTCGCGCCCCCGCCGGCCCCGAcgcgccgccccctgtgagcaccaGCGTGCTCCCGCGCCCCTCCTCTATCCCNNNNNNNNNNNNNNNNNNNNNNNNNNNNNNNNNNNNNNNNNNNNNNNNNNNNNNNNNNNNNNNNNNNNNNNNNNNNNNNNNNNNNNNNNNNNNNNNNNNNNNNNNNNNNNNNNNNNNN
It encodes:
- the LOC119301537 gene encoding putative receptor-like protein kinase At4g00960 — encoded protein: MKPRDLLERIRRPFGSRRGSSASARREEEDLEAIAAREQRAFRYEALAAATRNFSEKQKLGQGGFGPVYRGQLADGRDVAVKRLGAGSRQGAREFKNEANLLSRVQHRNVVNLLGYCAHGADEKLLVYEYVPNESLDKILFSAAAAPPPTSGNKTHSGSSSEGDRPLRAELTWARRLEVVVGVARGLLYLHEDAHTPIIHRDIKASNILLDERWVAKIADFGMARLFPEAGDGHSHVQTRVAGTNGYMAPEYLMHGHLSAKADVFSFGVLVLEILSGRKNSSFIPPPRSSADNLLDYAWKLYKEERSMELLDPSVKSTAAPDQVLMCVRIGLLCVQADPRLRPDMKRVVIILSKKQSTLEEPTRPGAPGSRYRRRAHGLRSSSQYSDGSSSGTTPSTSHASASASASASASNAMTTSSTRTLRSRGLPSHREEQELPNGS